A genomic region of Micromonospora sp. NBC_01796 contains the following coding sequences:
- a CDS encoding Gfo/Idh/MocA family protein, translating into MARCRIGLIGAGNVAQRHARVLAGFADVHLTGVTDVLPDACERLADQHAAPAYPDVATLLEADLDAVYVCVPPFAHGPAEEAVIAAGLPMFVEKPVAAELATAERIAGLVAERGILTAVGHHWRYLTVLDRMWDLLAGRPVRMVGGAWLDKVPPVSWWSRRELSGGPVVEQAAHVLDLLRLVAGEATEVSAYGDGFPPDVDGADIDSVTTASLRFTTGAVGTLVSGCTLGWKHRAGVEIVADGLVLTLGEDGLAWRDGAGEGWLPADPEAARIAVDRAFVDAVRGIGDDIRVPYPEALLTHRLACAVARSAATGRPVRIAPAVEALAAATHGARVGSGLDA; encoded by the coding sequence ATGGCCAGGTGTCGTATTGGCCTCATCGGCGCGGGGAATGTGGCGCAGCGTCACGCCCGGGTCCTGGCCGGTTTTGCCGACGTGCACCTCACCGGCGTCACCGACGTACTGCCCGACGCCTGCGAGCGCCTGGCCGACCAGCACGCCGCTCCGGCGTACCCGGACGTCGCCACGCTGTTGGAAGCGGACCTGGACGCGGTCTACGTCTGCGTTCCGCCGTTCGCGCACGGCCCGGCTGAGGAGGCGGTGATCGCCGCCGGACTGCCCATGTTCGTGGAGAAGCCGGTCGCCGCCGAGTTGGCGACCGCCGAGCGGATCGCCGGCCTCGTCGCCGAACGGGGGATCCTCACCGCGGTCGGCCACCACTGGCGTTACCTGACCGTCCTGGACCGGATGTGGGACCTGCTGGCCGGCCGTCCGGTACGGATGGTCGGCGGTGCGTGGCTGGACAAGGTGCCGCCGGTGTCCTGGTGGAGCCGGCGGGAGCTCTCCGGTGGCCCGGTGGTCGAGCAGGCCGCCCACGTGCTCGACCTGCTCCGGCTGGTGGCCGGGGAGGCGACCGAGGTGAGCGCGTACGGCGACGGCTTCCCGCCGGACGTGGACGGGGCCGACATCGACTCGGTGACCACGGCGAGTCTGCGCTTCACGACCGGGGCGGTGGGCACCCTGGTCTCCGGCTGCACCCTCGGCTGGAAGCACCGGGCCGGGGTGGAGATCGTCGCGGACGGGCTGGTGCTGACCCTCGGCGAGGACGGCCTGGCGTGGCGGGACGGGGCCGGGGAGGGTTGGCTGCCGGCCGATCCGGAGGCTGCCCGGATCGCGGTGGACCGGGCCTTCGTCGACGCCGTACGCGGCATCGGGGACGACATCCGGGTCCCGTACCCGGAGGCGTTGCTTACCCACCGGCTGGCGTGCGCGGTGGCGCGGTCGGCGGCGACCGGGCGTCCGGTACGGATCGCCCCGGCGGTCGAGGCGCTCGCGGCCGCCACCCACGGCGCCAGGGTCGGATCAGGGCTCGATGCCTGA
- a CDS encoding glucosyl-3-phosphoglycerate synthase, with product MVEAWSTYRTGSARQWTAHQLGRAKGDTTVSVVIPAFDEEATVGAIVATIREHLVERVALVDEVIVVDSRSSDRTAEVAAAAGARVVSQDEVTRGLPRLDGKGDALWAGLAAAAGDVIAFVDADLREFRPHFVTGLLGPLLTDPSVCFVKGFYHRPLIEAGTVEPDGGGRVTELMARPLFNLFWPELAGFVQPLAGEYAGRREVLERVPFVSGYGVETAMLIDLLELVGLDALAQVDLGERLHRHQDTAALGRMSAQIMLTAWSRLHRQGQVRSKTPPATLLTQFRRGGTETLPNLEREIVVSDVSVQERPPLIQFRETMRRWQGEAVPQ from the coding sequence GTGGTGGAAGCCTGGTCCACGTACCGTACCGGCTCGGCTCGGCAGTGGACCGCGCATCAGCTCGGCCGGGCCAAGGGCGACACCACGGTCAGTGTGGTCATACCCGCTTTCGATGAGGAGGCGACCGTCGGCGCGATCGTGGCGACGATCCGCGAGCACCTGGTCGAACGGGTGGCACTGGTCGACGAGGTGATCGTGGTCGACTCCCGGTCCAGCGACCGCACCGCCGAGGTCGCCGCCGCCGCCGGGGCGCGGGTGGTCAGCCAGGACGAGGTGACCCGGGGGCTGCCCCGGCTCGACGGCAAGGGTGACGCCCTCTGGGCCGGCCTGGCCGCGGCGGCCGGTGACGTGATCGCCTTCGTCGACGCCGACCTGCGCGAGTTCCGTCCGCACTTCGTCACCGGGCTGCTCGGGCCGCTGCTCACCGACCCGTCGGTCTGCTTCGTCAAGGGCTTCTACCACCGTCCGCTGATCGAGGCGGGCACCGTCGAGCCGGACGGCGGCGGACGGGTCACCGAACTGATGGCCCGGCCCCTGTTCAACCTGTTCTGGCCGGAACTCGCCGGGTTCGTCCAGCCACTCGCCGGTGAGTACGCCGGCCGCCGCGAGGTGCTGGAGCGGGTCCCGTTCGTCTCCGGGTACGGCGTCGAGACGGCGATGCTGATCGACCTGCTCGAACTGGTCGGGCTCGACGCACTGGCCCAGGTGGATCTCGGCGAACGCCTGCACCGGCACCAGGACACGGCGGCACTGGGGCGGATGTCGGCCCAGATCATGCTGACCGCGTGGTCCCGGCTGCACCGGCAGGGTCAGGTCAGGTCGAAGACGCCGCCTGCCACCCTGCTCACCCAGTTCCGCCGGGGCGGCACGGAGACGCTGCCGAACCTGGAGCGGGAGATCGTGGTCAGCGACGTGTCGGTGCAGGAGCGCCCGCCGTTGATCCAGTTCCGCGAGACGATGCGGCGTTGGCAGGGCGAAGCGGTGCCGCAGTGA
- a CDS encoding glycosyltransferase translates to MGLTVLMNAGPWLSVPPPGYGGIENVVATLVPELRRLGVRVVLASVGSSTLAADERLSVFADGQFPSLQRPYNQVCGIAQAHLGGVVRAVRGRDDIDLVHDHVEAVGLATLAAMGPDGPPVLHTLHWDLGKHPDLYGQLDGGDRVRVNGVSAAQLARAPAALRAHSVGHVHLATPLAVDADRRPAVEKGEHVVVLGRINPGKGQDVAARLAHRAGFPLVLAGPVGPYHRPEDLAAADEQARQNPDVRYWDERVAPHVDGVRVRWVGTVAGRDRDDLVASARATLFPLRWEEPGGTAVVESLALGTPVVATARGCLPELVAHGRTGLLTDDEDELADLLVAASLIDPDECRREAARRFTPAVMAERYVELYHRVRSLAGPVLRAA, encoded by the coding sequence ATGGGGCTGACCGTGCTGATGAACGCCGGACCGTGGCTGTCCGTACCACCACCGGGCTACGGCGGGATCGAGAACGTGGTCGCCACCCTCGTGCCCGAGCTGCGACGGCTGGGCGTACGGGTGGTGCTGGCCTCGGTCGGCTCCAGCACCCTGGCCGCGGACGAACGGCTGTCGGTCTTCGCCGACGGCCAGTTCCCGTCGTTGCAGCGGCCGTACAACCAGGTGTGCGGGATCGCCCAGGCGCACCTCGGCGGGGTGGTCCGGGCCGTACGCGGGCGCGACGACATCGACCTGGTGCACGACCACGTGGAGGCGGTCGGCCTGGCCACACTGGCGGCGATGGGCCCGGACGGGCCGCCCGTACTGCACACCCTCCACTGGGATCTGGGCAAGCACCCGGACCTCTACGGGCAGCTCGACGGCGGGGACCGGGTACGGGTCAACGGCGTCTCGGCAGCGCAGTTGGCCCGCGCCCCGGCGGCACTGCGCGCCCACTCGGTCGGTCACGTGCACCTGGCCACCCCGCTGGCCGTCGACGCGGACCGCCGGCCGGCGGTGGAGAAGGGCGAGCACGTGGTGGTGCTCGGGCGGATCAACCCGGGCAAGGGGCAGGACGTCGCCGCCCGGCTGGCCCACCGGGCCGGCTTCCCGCTGGTGCTGGCGGGACCGGTCGGCCCGTACCACCGGCCGGAGGACCTGGCCGCCGCGGACGAGCAGGCCCGCCAGAACCCGGACGTGCGGTACTGGGACGAGCGGGTGGCGCCGCACGTCGACGGGGTCCGGGTCCGGTGGGTCGGTACGGTCGCCGGCCGGGACCGTGACGACCTGGTGGCGAGCGCCCGCGCGACCCTGTTTCCGCTGCGGTGGGAGGAGCCGGGCGGGACGGCGGTGGTCGAGTCCCTGGCGCTGGGCACACCGGTGGTCGCGACCGCGCGCGGTTGCCTGCCCGAGCTGGTCGCGCACGGGCGGACCGGACTGCTCACCGACGACGAGGACGAGTTGGCCGACCTGCTGGTCGCCGCCAGCCTGATCGACCCGGACGAGTGCCGGCGGGAGGCGGCGCGCCGGTTCACCCCGGCGGTCATGGCGGAGCGCTACGTCGAGCTCTACCACCGGGTCCGGTCACTGGCCGGACCCGTACTGCGGGCCGCCTGA
- a CDS encoding DUF4383 domain-containing protein, with the protein MAGEFHAPTGGSTEATRGSSGPALVRISAATVGAVFLLIGVLGFIPGVTTGYDRLGFAGHASGAELFGVFQVSVLHNLVHLAFGLAGIALARTVAGSRGFLVGGGAVYLLLWLYGLVIGHETAANFLPLNRADDWLHFGLGLGMIGLGLLTTRAPVDR; encoded by the coding sequence ATGGCCGGAGAGTTCCACGCCCCGACCGGCGGATCCACCGAGGCGACGCGCGGATCGTCCGGACCGGCGCTGGTCCGGATCTCGGCGGCGACGGTGGGAGCGGTGTTCCTGCTGATCGGTGTGCTCGGTTTCATCCCCGGTGTCACCACCGGGTACGACCGGCTCGGCTTCGCGGGGCACGCCTCCGGCGCCGAGCTGTTCGGGGTGTTCCAGGTGTCGGTCCTGCACAACCTGGTGCACCTGGCGTTCGGGCTGGCCGGGATCGCGCTGGCGCGTACGGTCGCCGGGTCTCGGGGGTTCCTGGTCGGCGGCGGCGCGGTCTACCTGCTGCTGTGGCTGTACGGCCTGGTGATCGGGCACGAGACCGCAGCGAACTTCCTGCCGCTCAACCGGGCCGACGACTGGCTGCACTTCGGCCTCGGGCTCGGCATGATCGGCCTCGGGCTGTTGACCACCCGCGCACCGGTCGACCGGTGA